A single Papio anubis isolate 15944 unplaced genomic scaffold, Panubis1.0 scaffold1751, whole genome shotgun sequence DNA region contains:
- the LOC100997903 gene encoding fatty acid-binding protein, brain, whose amino-acid sequence MVEAFCATWKLTDSQNFDEYMKALGVGFATRQVGNVTKPTVIISQEGDKVVIRTLSTFKNTEISFHLGEEFDETTADDRNCKSVVSLDGDKLVHVQKWDGKETNFVREIKDGKMVMVSNDNSPFFLVFYSSPHTSHLLPSSFLPLPFFLLPSFFNNTSLVRFFNYI is encoded by the exons ATGGTGGAGGCTTTCTGTGCTACCTGGAAGCTGACCGACAGTCAGAACTTTGATGAGTACATGAAGGCTCTAG GCGTGGGCTTTGCCACTAGGCAGGTGGGAAATGTGACCAAACCAACAGTAATTATCAGTCAGGAAGGAGACAAAGTGGTCATCAGGACTCTCAGCACATTCAAGAACACGGAGATTAGTTTCCACCTGGGAGAAGAGTTTGATGAAACCACTGCAGATGATAGAAACTGTAAG TCTGTTGTTAGCCTGGATGGAGACAAACTTGTTCATGTACAGAAATGGGATggcaaagaaacaaattttgtAAGAGAAATTAAGGATGGCAAAATGGTTATGGTAAGTAATGACAATTCTCcattcttccttgttttttactcctctccccacacctctcacctccttccctcttccttcctcccccttccattcttcctccttccttccttctttaataATACATCACTGGTAAGGTTCTTTAACTATATATAA